A stretch of the Streptomyces sp. NBC_00078 genome encodes the following:
- a CDS encoding alginate lyase family protein: MSGRSRAAVLLAAVVTLGAVLVPSAQAAPRAPDTAVLDGARLQQTKLRLDRGDPQLHRALRNLTTRADNWLDQGPWTVVDKPKPAPGGDVHDYLSQAPYWWPSTAPTADNPWGCPYVQRDGQRNPEVDSGTDRQDVEKVFDSTYDLSLAWYYTGRRTYAEKAAQVLRTWFLAPATRMNPNLNHAQFIPCKYDGRAIGIIDFSQSYTSVVDALAILGTGAPGWTKADRKGMTRWNSDFLGWLKNSGFGREEGAAANNHGTFYDMQLAALAYATGDRALARRTVLDARAKRIDPQIAGDGSQPQELARTRSWHYSTFDLVAYTRLAAIGRHVGVNLWSYQGPDGQGLLKAVDYLLPAATGASPWPHPELEFHRYAASDVVQAAADAGDRAAQKAVPKLETPPGGDLWALRPAAGQLDSIAG; encoded by the coding sequence ATGAGTGGAAGATCCCGTGCTGCCGTCCTGCTGGCCGCAGTCGTGACGCTCGGAGCCGTCCTCGTCCCCTCCGCGCAGGCGGCTCCCAGGGCGCCCGACACCGCAGTTCTCGACGGCGCCCGGCTGCAGCAGACGAAGCTCCGCCTGGACCGAGGTGATCCCCAACTGCACCGAGCCCTGCGGAACTTGACGACCCGCGCGGACAACTGGCTGGACCAGGGCCCCTGGACGGTCGTCGACAAGCCGAAGCCGGCACCCGGCGGCGACGTCCACGACTACCTGAGCCAGGCCCCGTACTGGTGGCCCAGCACGGCCCCGACGGCCGACAACCCCTGGGGCTGCCCGTACGTCCAGCGGGACGGGCAACGCAACCCCGAGGTCGACTCCGGCACCGACCGCCAGGATGTCGAGAAGGTCTTCGACTCGACGTACGACCTGTCCCTGGCCTGGTACTACACGGGCAGGCGGACGTACGCTGAGAAGGCGGCGCAGGTGCTGCGCACCTGGTTCCTCGCCCCGGCCACCCGGATGAATCCGAACCTGAACCATGCGCAGTTCATCCCCTGCAAGTACGACGGCCGGGCCATCGGCATCATCGACTTCTCGCAGTCGTACACCAGCGTCGTCGACGCCCTCGCGATCCTCGGCACGGGCGCCCCCGGCTGGACGAAGGCCGACCGGAAGGGGATGACCCGGTGGAACTCCGACTTCCTCGGCTGGCTGAAGAACAGCGGCTTCGGCAGGGAGGAGGGCGCGGCGGCCAACAACCACGGCACGTTCTACGACATGCAACTCGCCGCCCTCGCCTACGCGACCGGCGACCGGGCGCTGGCCCGGCGGACCGTGCTCGACGCGCGCGCCAAGCGCATCGACCCGCAGATAGCCGGCGACGGCAGTCAGCCGCAGGAGCTCGCCCGCACGCGCAGCTGGCACTACTCGACCTTCGACCTGGTCGCGTACACCCGGCTCGCGGCGATCGGCCGGCACGTCGGCGTCAATCTGTGGTCGTATCAAGGGCCGGACGGACAGGGGCTGTTGAAGGCGGTGGACTATCTGCTGCCGGCCGCGACCGGGGCCTCCCCATGGCCGCACCCGGAGCTGGAGTTCCACCGCTATGCGGCGAGCGATGTCGTCCAGGCGGCGGCGGACGCGGGGGACAGGGCGGCGCAGAAGGCAGTGCCGAAGCTGGAGACGCCGCCCGGCGGTGACCTCTGGGCGCTGCGTCCGGCGGCCGGGCAACTGGACTCGATAGCGGGCTGA
- a CDS encoding glycoside hydrolase family 6 protein produces the protein MVAAASVVVAVGTVTGMMTALDDGRGTDEAKPEVTSSPQLNQLPVVPSPSATHPSSSASAKRKSPAPSPSRTEEKRQAAPASASLYRHPGSQVLDWVRSHPGDPRTPVIESRIADQPAAVWFADFTPSTITSRVRAVTSAAGAQGRVPVVVAYAIPGRDCGGASEGGAPDLAAYDGWVDRFAAGLGSGEVVVILEPDSIAQADCLSEGGRADRFASLARAGRVLKAADPKVRVYYDAGHSGWNAAATQASLLKQAGAASAASSDGIFSNVSNFHTTSDEIAYDRRVLADLGGPASLGAVIDTSRNGNGAPADGDWCDPSGRKIGRAPSLSTGEAGIDAYLWVKLPGESDGCKGSPGTFTPSYAYELASS, from the coding sequence ATGGTCGCGGCGGCCTCCGTGGTCGTCGCCGTCGGCACCGTGACCGGCATGATGACCGCGCTCGACGACGGCCGGGGCACCGACGAGGCGAAGCCCGAGGTGACCAGCTCGCCGCAGCTGAACCAACTGCCGGTGGTGCCGTCCCCGTCGGCGACCCACCCGTCCTCCTCCGCCTCGGCGAAGAGGAAGAGCCCCGCCCCCTCCCCGAGCCGGACGGAGGAGAAGCGGCAGGCCGCCCCGGCGTCCGCGAGTCTGTACCGCCACCCCGGTTCCCAGGTGCTCGACTGGGTCCGCTCCCACCCGGGCGACCCGCGCACGCCGGTCATAGAGTCCCGCATCGCCGACCAGCCGGCCGCGGTGTGGTTCGCCGACTTCACCCCGTCGACCATCACCTCCCGGGTCCGCGCCGTCACGTCGGCGGCCGGGGCGCAGGGCCGGGTGCCGGTCGTGGTGGCGTACGCGATACCGGGCCGCGACTGCGGCGGTGCCTCCGAGGGCGGGGCGCCCGACCTCGCCGCGTACGACGGATGGGTCGACAGGTTCGCGGCGGGGCTGGGGTCCGGCGAGGTCGTCGTCATCCTGGAGCCCGACTCCATAGCTCAGGCCGACTGTCTGTCCGAGGGCGGGCGCGCGGACCGGTTCGCCTCGTTGGCCCGTGCCGGCCGGGTCCTCAAGGCCGCCGACCCGAAGGTGCGGGTGTACTACGACGCCGGCCACTCCGGCTGGAACGCGGCCGCGACGCAGGCGAGTCTGCTGAAGCAGGCGGGCGCGGCTTCGGCAGCGTCCTCCGACGGGATCTTCAGCAACGTCTCCAACTTCCACACCACGTCCGACGAGATCGCCTACGACCGGCGGGTCCTCGCCGACCTCGGCGGCCCCGCGAGCCTGGGCGCCGTCATCGACACCAGCCGCAACGGCAACGGTGCCCCGGCCGACGGCGACTGGTGCGACCCGTCGGGCCGCAAGATCGGCCGGGCGCCCTCACTCAGCACCGGCGAGGCCGGGATCGACGCCTATCTGTGGGTGAAGCTGCCGGGGGAGTCGGACGGCTGCAAGGGCTCGCCCGGGACGTTCACCCCTTCGTACGCCTACGAGTTGGCCTCGTCGTAG
- a CDS encoding DUF5995 family protein encodes MGQLEQFTTSVDAVVSRMRALDAMLPERDGVAVFNRVYLAVTEAVDRRIAGSGFPDARAAITLDVRFAERYLAAVDAVADERRPPACWRPLFQFRRHPGVRPLQFALAGINAHIGHDLALAVVDSCRTLNCEPADLEDEFDRVGDLLVSLEERIREDLMPGPDLLQIADPLTHLLGAFSLERARDATWSAARALWALRRMPDVAEEFTERLDAAVGFAGRMLLTPLPD; translated from the coding sequence ATGGGGCAATTGGAACAGTTCACCACTTCTGTAGACGCAGTCGTCTCCCGTATGCGCGCCCTCGACGCGATGCTGCCCGAGCGGGACGGCGTCGCGGTCTTCAACCGCGTCTACCTCGCCGTCACCGAGGCGGTCGACCGCCGTATCGCCGGCAGTGGGTTCCCGGACGCCCGGGCCGCGATCACGCTGGACGTGCGGTTCGCGGAGCGCTATCTCGCCGCCGTCGACGCAGTGGCCGACGAACGGCGCCCACCGGCCTGCTGGCGGCCCCTGTTCCAGTTCCGCCGCCATCCCGGCGTACGACCGCTGCAGTTCGCGCTGGCGGGCATCAATGCGCACATCGGCCACGACCTGGCGCTCGCCGTGGTGGACAGCTGTCGTACGTTGAACTGCGAACCGGCCGACCTGGAAGACGAGTTCGATCGCGTGGGTGACCTCCTCGTCTCGCTGGAGGAGCGCATCCGCGAAGATCTGATGCCGGGCCCCGACCTCCTCCAGATCGCCGATCCGCTCACCCACCTGCTCGGGGCCTTCAGCCTGGAACGGGCCCGGGACGCGACCTGGTCGGCGGCGCGTGCCCTGTGGGCGCTGCGCCGAATGCCCGACGTGGCCGAGGAGTTCACCGAGCGTCTGGACGCGGCGGTGGGCTTCGCGGGGCGGATGCTGCTCACGCCGCTGCCGGACTGA
- a CDS encoding NAD(P)/FAD-dependent oxidoreductase, which yields MTSTVPNAVEHADEHQRPITMFGPDFPYAYDDFLAHPAGLGQIPATEHGAEVAVIGGGLSGIVAAYELMKMGLKPVVYEADRIGGRLRTVGFDGPGTEDLTAEMGAMRFPPSSTALQHYIDLVGLETRPFPNPLAEATPSTVVDLKGESHYAETVDDLPQVYRDVAHAWNTCLEEGADFSDMNRALRERDVPRIREIWSRLVEKLDNQTFYGFLCDSEAFRSFRHREIFGQVGFGTGGWDTDFPNSILEILRVVYTEADDHHRGIVGGSQQLPLRLWEREPEKIVHWPYGTSLKALHVTGEPRPAVTRLHRTAGNRITVTDANGDIRTYRAAVFTAQSWMLLSKIACDDSLFPIDHWTAIERTHYMESSKLFVPVDRPFWLDKDEVTGRDVMSMTLTDRMTRGTYLLDDGPDKPAVICLSYTWCDDSLKWLPLSANERMEVMLKSLGEIYPNVDIRKHVIGNPVTVSWENEPYFMGAFKANLPGHYRYQRRLFTHFMQDRLPEDKRGIFLAGDDISWTAGWAEGAIQTALNAVWGVMHQFGGGTDTTNPGPGDVYDEIAPVELPED from the coding sequence ATGACGTCCACCGTGCCCAACGCCGTCGAGCACGCAGACGAGCACCAGCGGCCGATCACCATGTTCGGCCCGGACTTCCCGTACGCCTACGACGACTTCCTCGCCCACCCTGCGGGCCTCGGCCAGATACCGGCGACCGAGCACGGCGCCGAGGTCGCGGTCATCGGCGGCGGGCTGTCCGGCATCGTGGCGGCCTACGAGCTGATGAAGATGGGCCTGAAGCCGGTCGTGTACGAGGCCGACCGGATCGGCGGACGACTGCGCACCGTCGGCTTCGACGGCCCGGGCACCGAGGACCTCACCGCCGAGATGGGCGCGATGCGCTTCCCGCCCTCCTCGACGGCGCTCCAGCACTACATCGACCTGGTGGGACTCGAGACCCGGCCATTCCCCAACCCCCTTGCGGAGGCGACCCCTTCGACGGTCGTCGACCTCAAGGGCGAGTCGCACTACGCCGAGACGGTCGACGACCTGCCGCAGGTGTACCGGGACGTCGCCCACGCCTGGAACACCTGCCTGGAAGAGGGCGCCGACTTCTCCGACATGAACCGCGCCCTGCGCGAGCGGGACGTGCCGCGCATCCGTGAGATCTGGTCGAGGCTCGTCGAGAAGCTGGACAACCAGACCTTCTACGGCTTCCTCTGCGACTCCGAGGCCTTCAGGTCCTTCCGCCACCGCGAGATCTTCGGTCAGGTCGGCTTCGGGACGGGCGGCTGGGACACCGACTTCCCGAACTCCATCCTGGAGATCCTGCGGGTCGTCTACACCGAGGCCGACGACCACCACCGCGGCATCGTCGGCGGCTCCCAGCAGCTGCCGCTCCGGCTCTGGGAACGTGAGCCGGAGAAGATCGTGCACTGGCCGTACGGGACCTCCCTCAAGGCCCTGCACGTGACCGGCGAGCCCCGCCCCGCCGTGACCCGGCTGCACCGCACCGCCGGCAACCGGATCACCGTGACGGACGCGAACGGCGACATCCGCACCTACCGGGCCGCCGTCTTCACCGCCCAGTCCTGGATGCTCCTGTCGAAGATCGCCTGCGACGACTCGCTCTTCCCGATCGACCACTGGACGGCGATCGAGCGCACCCACTACATGGAGTCCAGCAAGCTCTTCGTGCCCGTCGACCGGCCGTTCTGGCTGGACAAGGACGAGGTCACCGGCCGTGACGTCATGTCGATGACGCTCACCGACCGTATGACGCGCGGCACTTACCTCCTGGACGACGGTCCGGACAAGCCGGCCGTCATCTGCCTCTCGTACACCTGGTGCGACGACAGCCTGAAGTGGCTGCCGCTGTCCGCGAACGAGCGGATGGAGGTCATGCTGAAGTCGCTCGGCGAGATCTACCCGAACGTCGACATCCGCAAGCACGTCATCGGCAACCCGGTGACCGTGTCCTGGGAGAACGAGCCCTACTTCATGGGCGCGTTCAAGGCCAACCTGCCGGGCCACTACCGCTACCAGCGGCGCCTGTTCACGCACTTCATGCAGGACCGGCTGCCCGAGGACAAGCGGGGCATCTTCCTTGCCGGCGACGACATCTCCTGGACGGCAGGCTGGGCCGAGGGCGCGATCCAGACCGCGCTGAACGCGGTCTGGGGCGTCATGCACCAATTCGGAGGTGGGACGGACACGACCAACCCGGGCCCGGGCGACGTGTACGACGAGATCGCGCCGGTCGAGCTGCCGGAGGACTGA
- a CDS encoding carbon-nitrogen hydrolase family protein, whose product MRTALLQSSGRPGSVAENLKVLDAAAGRAAAAGAVLLAAPEMFLTGYAIGDDIGRLAEPADGDSADTIADIASRHGLAIAYGYPERDGDTVFNSAQLISAGGDRLANYRKTHLFGGFERDHFTPGEQPVVQAELNGLRVGLMICYDVEFPENVRAHALTGTDLLVVPTAQMHPFQFVAESMIPVRAFENQMYVAYVNRVGQEGEFDFVGLSALAGPDGVARARAGRGEQLVLADADPAFLAASREANPYLKDRRPGLYGSLV is encoded by the coding sequence ATGCGCACCGCCCTGCTCCAGAGCTCCGGCCGCCCCGGCTCGGTCGCCGAGAACCTCAAGGTCCTCGACGCGGCCGCGGGCCGTGCCGCCGCCGCGGGCGCCGTGCTGCTGGCCGCACCGGAGATGTTCCTCACCGGGTACGCGATCGGCGACGACATCGGCCGCCTCGCCGAACCCGCGGACGGCGACTCCGCGGACACGATCGCCGACATCGCCTCCCGGCACGGGCTCGCGATCGCCTACGGCTACCCCGAGCGTGACGGCGACACCGTCTTCAACTCCGCCCAGCTGATCTCCGCCGGCGGCGACCGCCTCGCGAACTACCGCAAGACCCACCTCTTCGGCGGCTTCGAGCGCGACCACTTCACGCCGGGGGAGCAGCCGGTCGTCCAGGCCGAGCTGAACGGCCTCCGCGTCGGCCTCATGATCTGCTACGACGTCGAGTTCCCGGAGAACGTCCGCGCCCACGCCCTCACCGGCACCGACCTGCTCGTCGTGCCGACCGCGCAGATGCACCCGTTCCAGTTCGTCGCCGAGTCGATGATCCCGGTGCGCGCCTTCGAGAACCAGATGTACGTCGCATACGTCAACAGGGTCGGACAGGAAGGGGAGTTCGACTTCGTCGGCCTCTCCGCGCTGGCCGGCCCCGACGGGGTCGCCCGCGCCCGCGCCGGACGCGGCGAGCAACTCGTGCTCGCCGACGCCGACCCCGCCTTCCTCGCCGCATCCCGCGAGGCGAACCCGTACCTGAAGGACCGCCGCCCCGGTCTCTACGGGTCCCTGGTCTGA
- a CDS encoding MFS transporter — translation MTLSPARVPVTAGIRRLTATLYGYAFLDDFVLLYPVYALLFSDTGLSVWQISSLFAIWSITGVVLEVPSGAWADAVSRRLLLRLGPLLTAAGFALWILTPSYWAFALGFVLWGARGALGSGALEALVYEELERLGAAERYARIMGRARAAGHIAIMAALALAGPVFAWGGYPAVGAASVLACLASAATATRFPENRVEPETAGDGWAMTLRDGLAEVRRSRSLRGALLLVPAVGSVWEALDEYTPLLVRDTGVAEVTVPCLLLLIWAGATAGSLLAARCERMGTPGLAAVLVGAALALAVGAAAGTPVALGLVALAFGGFQLATVLADVRLQQCIDDKRRATLTSFAGLGSDLATVAVYGGYAAVETRAAHSTAFALFALPYLATAVLLVLGRPLRSRRSIP, via the coding sequence ATGACACTCTCACCTGCGCGCGTGCCCGTCACCGCCGGCATCCGCCGCCTCACGGCCACGCTGTACGGCTACGCGTTCCTCGACGACTTCGTCCTGCTCTACCCGGTGTACGCCCTGCTGTTCAGCGACACCGGCCTGTCCGTCTGGCAGATTTCCTCCCTGTTCGCCATCTGGTCGATCACGGGCGTCGTGCTGGAGGTGCCCTCCGGCGCCTGGGCCGACGCCGTCTCCCGGCGGCTGCTGCTCCGGCTGGGCCCGCTGCTCACCGCCGCGGGCTTCGCGCTGTGGATCCTCACCCCGTCGTACTGGGCCTTCGCCCTCGGCTTCGTCCTGTGGGGCGCGCGCGGAGCGCTCGGCTCCGGTGCGCTGGAGGCGCTGGTGTACGAGGAACTGGAGCGGCTCGGCGCGGCCGAGCGGTACGCCCGGATCATGGGCCGGGCCAGGGCGGCGGGGCACATCGCGATCATGGCGGCTCTGGCACTCGCCGGACCCGTGTTCGCCTGGGGCGGCTACCCGGCCGTGGGCGCGGCGAGCGTACTGGCCTGTCTGGCGAGCGCCGCGACGGCGACCCGGTTCCCGGAGAACCGGGTGGAGCCGGAAACCGCGGGTGACGGCTGGGCCATGACCCTGCGGGACGGGCTCGCCGAGGTCCGTCGCAGCCGGTCGTTGCGCGGCGCGCTGCTGCTCGTCCCGGCGGTCGGATCCGTGTGGGAGGCGCTCGACGAGTACACGCCACTGCTGGTGCGGGACACCGGGGTGGCCGAGGTGACCGTCCCCTGTCTGCTCCTGTTGATCTGGGCGGGAGCCACAGCCGGGAGCCTGCTGGCCGCGAGGTGCGAACGCATGGGCACGCCGGGACTGGCGGCCGTCCTCGTGGGCGCCGCGCTCGCCCTGGCCGTGGGCGCCGCGGCCGGGACCCCCGTCGCACTGGGCCTCGTGGCCCTCGCCTTCGGCGGCTTCCAGCTGGCGACGGTGCTGGCCGACGTCCGGCTCCAGCAGTGCATCGACGACAAGCGCCGAGCCACCCTGACCTCGTTCGCGGGCCTGGGCAGCGACCTTGCCACGGTCGCGGTGTACGGCGGATACGCGGCCGTCGAGACGAGAGCCGCGCACAGCACCGCCTTCGCCCTGTTCGCGCTGCCGTATCTGGCGACGGCGGTGCTGCTGGTGCTCGGGCGGCCATTGCGGTCCCGGCGCAGCATCCCGTAG
- a CDS encoding Lrp/AsnC family transcriptional regulator — MLNDLDERIVHALAEDARRSYADIGQLVGLSAPAVKRRVDRLRATGAITGFTVRVDPAALGWETEGFVEIYCRHNTSPDTIRRGLERYQEVVAASTVTGDADAIVQVFASDMRHFERVLERIAGEPFVERTKSVLVLSPLLRRFSSGSPT, encoded by the coding sequence GTGCTGAACGATCTCGACGAACGCATCGTGCACGCCCTCGCCGAGGACGCCCGCCGTTCCTACGCGGACATCGGGCAGCTCGTCGGCCTGTCCGCGCCCGCCGTGAAGCGGCGCGTGGACCGGCTGCGCGCCACCGGGGCCATCACCGGCTTCACCGTACGGGTGGACCCGGCGGCCCTGGGCTGGGAGACCGAGGGGTTCGTCGAGATCTACTGCCGCCACAACACCTCGCCGGACACCATCCGGCGGGGCCTTGAGCGCTACCAGGAGGTCGTGGCCGCGTCGACCGTCACCGGCGACGCGGACGCGATCGTCCAGGTCTTCGCCTCCGACATGCGGCACTTCGAACGAGTCCTGGAGCGCATCGCGGGGGAGCCCTTCGTCGAGCGCACCAAGTCCGTGCTGGTGCTGTCACCGCTGCTGCGCCGCTTCTCGTCGGGGTCGCCGACCTGA
- a CDS encoding amino acid permease, translated as MLDQGAPPQGHTTHAPPSPGVGARLMRRKPVERLVAEGGQGEGGSLRRSLGLWQLTMISIGATLGTGIFVVLGEAVPKAGPAVTLSFVIAGLTALFSALSYAELAGTIPVAGSSYSYAYATMGELIAWICGWCLVLEYGVSVAAVAVGWGEYLNELLDGTIGVTIPDALSAPPGDGGIFNLPALIVVLLAMAFLLGGARESARANTIMVCVKIAALVLFCAIGIQGFRSGNYQHFMPLGMAGVSAAGATLFFSYIGFDAASTAGEEAKNAQRDLPRAIMLSLVIVTALYVLVAAVAVGAKPWRRFNDSEAALAQIMRDVTGQTFWGTLLAACAVIAIASVVLTVLYGQTRILFAMARDGLAPKVFAKVHPKSGAPRANTVIVSLFCGVLAAAIPLGQLADATSIGTLFAFALVNIAVVVLRRTRPEMPRTFRVPLSPVLPALGLAFCVWMMGSLSAVTWIVFGGWMAVGLVFYFGYGYRRSRLATPEVLAPEEK; from the coding sequence GTGCTCGACCAAGGCGCACCCCCGCAAGGCCACACCACCCACGCCCCACCGTCCCCGGGCGTCGGCGCGCGCCTCATGCGTCGCAAGCCTGTGGAACGCCTGGTCGCGGAGGGCGGCCAGGGCGAGGGAGGGAGCCTTCGCCGCTCCCTCGGGCTGTGGCAGCTCACCATGATCAGCATCGGCGCCACCCTCGGCACCGGCATCTTCGTGGTCCTCGGCGAAGCCGTCCCCAAGGCCGGCCCGGCCGTCACCCTCTCCTTCGTGATCGCCGGTCTGACGGCGCTGTTCTCGGCCCTCTCCTACGCGGAGCTGGCGGGCACCATTCCGGTCGCAGGGTCCTCCTACTCGTATGCATACGCAACGATGGGTGAGCTGATCGCCTGGATCTGCGGCTGGTGTCTGGTCCTGGAGTACGGCGTCTCGGTCGCCGCCGTGGCAGTCGGCTGGGGCGAGTACCTCAACGAACTGCTCGACGGGACCATAGGCGTCACGATCCCGGACGCCCTGTCCGCGCCGCCCGGCGACGGCGGCATCTTCAACCTGCCCGCCCTGATCGTCGTCCTGCTGGCCATGGCGTTCCTGCTGGGCGGCGCCCGGGAGTCCGCGCGCGCCAACACGATCATGGTCTGTGTGAAGATCGCCGCGCTGGTGCTGTTCTGCGCCATCGGCATCCAGGGCTTCAGGTCCGGGAACTACCAGCACTTCATGCCGCTGGGTATGGCGGGCGTCAGCGCGGCCGGAGCCACGCTCTTCTTCTCCTACATCGGCTTCGACGCCGCCTCCACCGCCGGTGAGGAGGCGAAGAACGCACAGCGCGACCTGCCGCGGGCCATCATGCTGTCGCTCGTCATCGTCACCGCGCTCTACGTGCTGGTCGCAGCGGTCGCCGTCGGCGCGAAGCCCTGGCGGCGGTTCAACGACTCGGAGGCCGCGCTCGCCCAGATCATGCGCGACGTCACCGGCCAGACCTTCTGGGGCACCCTGCTCGCAGCCTGCGCGGTCATCGCCATCGCGAGCGTCGTACTGACCGTGCTCTACGGCCAGACCCGCATCCTCTTCGCGATGGCCCGGGACGGCCTGGCCCCCAAGGTGTTCGCGAAGGTCCACCCGAAGAGCGGTGCGCCGCGCGCCAACACGGTCATCGTGTCCCTGTTCTGCGGTGTCCTCGCCGCCGCGATTCCGCTCGGCCAGCTCGCCGACGCCACCAGCATCGGCACGCTCTTCGCCTTCGCGCTGGTCAACATCGCCGTGGTCGTGCTGCGCCGGACCCGCCCGGAGATGCCCCGTACCTTCCGTGTCCCGCTGTCGCCGGTCCTGCCGGCCCTGGGGCTCGCGTTCTGCGTCTGGATGATGGGCAGCCTGTCCGCCGTCACCTGGATCGTCTTCGGGGGCTGGATGGCGGTGGGGCTCGTGTTCTACTTCGGGTACGGCTACCGCCGGTCCCGCCTTGCCACGCCAGAAGTTCTCGCGCCTGAAGAGAAGTGA
- a CDS encoding GuaB1 family IMP dehydrogenase-related protein encodes MRFLNDIQPPYDLTYDDVFMVPSRSAVGSRQGVDLSSPDGTGTTIPLVVANMTAIAGRRMAETMARRGGLVVIPQDIPIEVVTDVVTWVKSRHHVLDTPIVLAPHQTVADALALLPKRAHNAGVVVDQDGRPVGVVTDQDLTGVDRFTQLEVVMSRDLLLLDADIDPREAFNRLDAANRRYAPAVDKDGKLAGILTRKGALRATLYSPAVDAQGKLRLAAAVGINGDVAGKAKQLLDAGVDTLVIDTAHGHQESMISAIKVVRALDPQVPIVAGNIVAAEGVRDLIEAGADIIKVGVGPGAMCTTRMMTGVGRPQFSAVLECAAEAKKYGKHVWADGGVRHPRDVAMALAAGASNVMIGSWFAGTYESPGDLQQDASGRLYKESFGMASSRAVRNRTSDESAYDRARKALFEEGISTSRMFLDPARPGVEDLIDSIIAGVRSSCTYAGAGSLEEFAEKAVVGIQSAAGYAEGKPLHASWS; translated from the coding sequence GTGCGTTTCCTCAACGACATCCAGCCCCCGTACGACCTGACGTACGACGACGTCTTCATGGTCCCGAGCCGCAGCGCCGTCGGCTCGCGGCAGGGCGTGGACCTCAGCTCCCCGGACGGCACGGGCACCACCATCCCGCTGGTCGTCGCCAACATGACCGCCATCGCGGGCCGCCGTATGGCCGAGACGATGGCCCGGCGCGGCGGCCTCGTGGTCATCCCGCAGGACATCCCGATCGAGGTCGTCACCGACGTCGTCACCTGGGTGAAGAGCCGCCACCACGTCCTGGACACCCCGATCGTGCTCGCCCCGCACCAGACCGTCGCCGACGCGCTGGCCCTGCTGCCGAAGCGCGCGCACAACGCCGGTGTGGTCGTCGACCAGGACGGCAGGCCCGTGGGCGTCGTCACCGACCAGGACCTGACCGGCGTCGACCGCTTCACCCAGCTCGAGGTCGTCATGTCCCGCGATCTGCTGCTCCTGGACGCCGACATCGACCCGCGCGAAGCGTTCAACCGCCTCGACGCGGCCAACCGCCGCTACGCGCCCGCCGTCGACAAGGACGGCAAGCTCGCCGGCATCCTCACCCGCAAGGGCGCCCTGCGCGCCACGCTGTACTCGCCCGCCGTGGACGCGCAGGGCAAGCTGCGTCTCGCCGCCGCCGTGGGCATCAACGGCGATGTCGCGGGCAAGGCCAAGCAGTTGCTCGACGCGGGCGTCGACACGCTCGTCATCGACACGGCGCACGGTCACCAGGAGTCGATGATCAGCGCGATCAAGGTCGTGCGGGCGCTCGATCCGCAGGTCCCGATCGTCGCCGGCAACATCGTGGCCGCGGAGGGCGTGCGGGATCTGATCGAGGCCGGCGCGGACATCATCAAGGTCGGTGTGGGCCCCGGCGCCATGTGCACCACGCGCATGATGACCGGCGTCGGCCGGCCGCAGTTCTCCGCGGTCCTGGAGTGCGCGGCGGAGGCGAAGAAGTACGGCAAGCACGTGTGGGCCGACGGCGGTGTCCGCCACCCGCGCGACGTGGCCATGGCGCTCGCGGCCGGTGCGTCCAACGTGATGATCGGGTCGTGGTTCGCGGGCACGTACGAATCCCCTGGCGACCTTCAGCAGGACGCGAGCGGCCGGCTCTACAAGGAGTCGTTCGGCATGGCGTCCTCGCGCGCGGTCCGCAACCGCACGTCGGACGAGTCGGCGTACGACCGCGCCCGCAAGGCGCTGTTCGAGGAGGGCATCTCGACCTCCCGCATGTTCCTCGACCCGGCCCGTCCCGGCGTCGAGGACCTGATCGACTCGATCATCGCGGGCGTCCGCTCCTCCTGCACCTACGCCGGCGCCGGCTCCCTGGAGGAGTTCGCCGAGAAGGCCGTGGTCGGCATCCAGAGCGCCGCCGGCTACGCGGAGGGCAAGCCGCTGCACGCCAGCTGGAGCTGA
- a CDS encoding barstar family protein, whose amino-acid sequence MTELVVMLDLDGVTDKAGLMERSALALRLPDWFGRNWDALVDSLADHTVWPEGAVERGLLVVVRNWRPYAKARPEEWQTAQEVFSEAVDRTPALCVALALGSAAR is encoded by the coding sequence ATGACGGAACTCGTGGTCATGCTGGACCTCGACGGGGTCACGGACAAGGCGGGTCTGATGGAGCGCTCCGCGCTCGCCCTGCGGCTGCCCGACTGGTTCGGCCGCAACTGGGACGCCCTTGTGGACAGCCTCGCCGACCACACGGTCTGGCCCGAGGGCGCGGTGGAGCGGGGGCTGCTGGTCGTCGTACGGAACTGGCGGCCGTATGCGAAGGCGCGGCCGGAGGAGTGGCAGACCGCTCAGGAGGTCTTCTCCGAGGCCGTCGACCGGACGCCCGCGCTCTGCGTGGCGCTCGCTCTCGGGAGTGCGGCGCGATAG